In Arthrobacter citreus, a genomic segment contains:
- a CDS encoding DUF1844 domain-containing protein, whose amino-acid sequence MSTPQSNPAGEHARHTFPGTTEEVHAPSPEEQEVAAQMRDIAEVPAIEVITTAAVHLMSAAAVKCGLAEGDDAEELKDLDEARKLITALAGFVTAAAPEIGSQHARPLRDGLRSLQLAFREASEIQDAPGKGPGEKFTGPVN is encoded by the coding sequence ATGAGTACCCCACAGAGCAACCCGGCGGGCGAGCACGCCCGCCATACCTTCCCAGGCACCACGGAAGAGGTGCACGCCCCTTCCCCTGAAGAGCAGGAAGTGGCGGCCCAGATGCGTGACATCGCCGAGGTCCCCGCCATCGAAGTCATTACCACCGCCGCGGTGCACCTGATGAGTGCCGCTGCCGTCAAGTGCGGCCTCGCCGAGGGCGACGACGCCGAGGAGTTGAAGGACCTGGATGAGGCCCGGAAGCTGATCACAGCGCTGGCCGGCTTTGTCACCGCTGCCGCGCCGGAGATTGGCAGCCAGCACGCCCGTCCCCTGCGGGACGGACTGCGCTCCCTGCAGCTGGCCTTCCGTGAAGCCTCGGAAATCCAGGACGCCCCGGGCAAGGGTCCGGGCGAGAAGTTCACCGGCCCCGTCAACTAG
- the infC gene encoding translation initiation factor IF-3 produces MRLVGPAGEQVGVVRIEDALRLAAESDLDLVEVAPQAKPPVCKLMDFGKYKYEAAVKAREARKNQTNTVLKEIRFRLKIDTHDYETKRGHAMRFLAAGDKVKAMIQFRGREQQRPEMGMKLLNKFAADVAEVGVVESTPRIDGRNMVMVIGPLKNKAEAKAEARRASQRADAKAANEAVKNGEAPARVDTSAENKAPLTQSLADLLPDGLRLGSSAAEADKARAEKEKADKEMAEKRAQAATEKAAADARRAAEAAKAPAPAPVAEAPAAAPAPAAESKPAPAPKPAAVPKPTAMKPAPKPAARPKPAAATKPAGKAAPSRGAASQNKPGTAE; encoded by the coding sequence GTGCGGCTGGTAGGACCGGCTGGAGAGCAAGTTGGGGTTGTCCGTATCGAAGACGCCCTGCGTCTGGCAGCCGAATCCGACCTGGATCTTGTTGAGGTGGCACCGCAGGCTAAGCCTCCGGTGTGCAAACTAATGGACTTCGGCAAGTACAAGTACGAAGCCGCCGTCAAGGCCCGTGAGGCACGCAAGAACCAGACGAACACCGTTCTGAAGGAAATCCGTTTCCGTCTGAAGATTGACACTCACGACTACGAAACCAAGCGCGGGCATGCCATGCGCTTCCTGGCAGCCGGTGACAAGGTCAAGGCCATGATCCAGTTCCGCGGCCGCGAACAGCAGCGTCCGGAAATGGGCATGAAGCTGCTGAACAAGTTCGCAGCCGACGTCGCCGAGGTTGGCGTGGTGGAATCCACTCCCCGCATCGACGGCCGCAACATGGTCATGGTCATTGGACCGCTGAAGAACAAGGCTGAAGCCAAGGCGGAAGCGCGGCGCGCGTCGCAGCGTGCGGATGCCAAGGCAGCCAATGAAGCGGTCAAGAACGGTGAGGCCCCGGCCCGCGTGGATACCTCCGCTGAGAACAAGGCACCCCTGACGCAGAGCCTGGCAGATCTTCTGCCGGACGGCCTGCGGCTTGGTTCCTCCGCTGCAGAGGCCGACAAGGCCCGTGCAGAGAAGGAAAAGGCTGACAAGGAAATGGCCGAAAAGCGGGCACAGGCTGCAACCGAGAAGGCAGCAGCCGATGCACGCCGTGCGGCTGAGGCCGCCAAGGCTCCGGCTCCGGCACCCGTTGCGGAGGCTCCCGCCGCCGCTCCGGCACCCGCCGCCGAGTCGAAGCCCGCACCGGCCCCCAAGCCGGCCGCAGTGCCCAAGCCCACGGCCATGAAGCCGGCACCGAAGCCCGCTGCCCGGCCCAAGCCGGCCGCAGCAACCAAACCTGCTGGCAAGGCTGCTCCTTCACGGGGCGCAGCAAGCCAGAACAAGCCCGGAACTGCGGAGTAA
- the rpmI gene encoding 50S ribosomal protein L35, with product MPKMKTHSGAKKRFKLTGTGKLKRQQANRRHYLEHKPSTLTRRLASDKLVAPADAKVIKKMLGI from the coding sequence ATGCCGAAGATGAAGACCCACAGTGGCGCCAAGAAGCGCTTCAAGCTGACCGGAACCGGCAAGCTCAAGCGCCAGCAGGCAAACCGCCGCCACTACCTCGAGCACAAGCCGTCCACGCTGACGCGCCGCCTCGCCAGTGACAAGCTTGTTGCCCCGGCAGACGCCAAGGTCATCAAGAAGATGCTGGGCATCTAG
- a CDS encoding TrmH family RNA methyltransferase, which yields MNTVGRPSAPLMSNPRADRVRDVAKLAGRPTRLKTGRFVAEGPQAVREALLSHRADVSAGGSGLVLEVFATEACLERLPELAELAADLPLRLATDEVIAAMATTISPQGIVAVCRITDYALDDVLASGAQLVAVLCEVRDPGNAGTILRAADSAGADAVILTSASVDIHNPKAVRSTAGSIFHLPVITGLSFDFVMAALRAHGLTVLAADGYGDVDLDQLQDESAVRRLVPALPDSADAAGDGASGDRAAAAEASQPRLENPTAWLFGNEAQGLSDAELADADHRVAVPVYGRAESLNVGTAATVCLYASARAQNR from the coding sequence ATGAACACTGTTGGGCGCCCGTCGGCTCCGCTTATGTCCAATCCCCGAGCAGATCGGGTAAGGGACGTGGCGAAGCTGGCCGGGCGCCCGACGCGTTTAAAGACCGGCCGATTTGTGGCCGAGGGGCCGCAGGCCGTCCGTGAAGCGCTGCTGAGCCACCGGGCGGATGTCTCCGCCGGAGGATCGGGCCTGGTGCTGGAGGTCTTCGCCACCGAAGCGTGCCTCGAGCGCCTGCCGGAGCTGGCGGAGCTGGCCGCAGACCTGCCGCTGCGCCTGGCCACTGACGAAGTCATTGCCGCAATGGCCACCACTATTTCTCCGCAGGGCATCGTTGCAGTATGCCGCATCACCGACTACGCCCTCGATGATGTGCTGGCTTCCGGTGCGCAGCTGGTCGCGGTGCTGTGCGAGGTCCGCGACCCGGGCAACGCCGGAACCATCCTGCGCGCTGCGGATTCCGCGGGCGCCGACGCCGTGATCCTCACGTCCGCCAGTGTGGACATCCACAATCCCAAAGCGGTTCGCTCAACCGCGGGATCAATCTTCCATCTTCCGGTCATCACGGGTCTCAGTTTTGACTTCGTCATGGCCGCGCTGCGGGCCCATGGCCTGACCGTCCTGGCCGCCGACGGCTACGGCGATGTTGACCTGGACCAGCTCCAGGACGAAAGCGCCGTCCGCCGTCTCGTGCCGGCGCTGCCTGATTCCGCCGACGCGGCTGGCGACGGTGCATCCGGAGACCGGGCGGCCGCCGCGGAAGCCTCCCAGCCGCGGCTGGAAAACCCCACTGCATGGCTCTTCGGCAATGAAGCCCAGGGCCTCAGCGACGCTGAACTGGCCGACGCCGACCACCGGGTTGCGGTCCCGGTCTACGGCCGCGCCGAAAGCCTGAACGTGGGCACCGCCGCCACCGTATGCCTCTACGCTTCGGCGCGGGCCCAAAACCGTTAG
- the rplT gene encoding 50S ribosomal protein L20: MARVKRAVNAHKKRRVILERAKGYRGQRSRLVRKAKEQLLHSFVYSYGDRRKRKGDFRRLWIQRINAASRANGLTYNRLIQGLKAAEIQVDRRMLAELAVNDAAAFATLVQIAKNALPSDTSAPAVAAAPAAKAAPAASKPAAAVADAKGGFKASEGDAPEGFVIKGNLGSGKYHVPGSTWYEQTVAEYWFNSVEAAKAAGLEPAGGESRQKFQG, encoded by the coding sequence GTGGCACGTGTGAAGCGGGCGGTAAACGCCCACAAGAAGCGTCGGGTTATTCTCGAGCGCGCCAAGGGTTACCGCGGACAGCGTTCACGCCTGGTCCGCAAGGCCAAAGAGCAGCTGCTGCACTCGTTTGTGTACAGCTACGGCGACCGCCGCAAGCGCAAGGGTGACTTCCGTCGCCTGTGGATCCAGCGCATCAACGCTGCATCCCGCGCCAACGGCCTGACCTACAACCGCCTGATCCAGGGCCTGAAGGCTGCCGAGATCCAGGTTGACCGCCGCATGCTCGCCGAACTGGCCGTCAACGACGCCGCCGCGTTCGCCACGCTGGTGCAGATCGCCAAGAACGCCCTGCCGTCCGACACCTCGGCTCCGGCCGTTGCCGCTGCTCCCGCTGCAAAGGCTGCTCCGGCCGCCTCCAAGCCGGCTGCTGCTGTCGCTGACGCCAAGGGTGGCTTCAAGGCTTCCGAGGGCGACGCCCCCGAGGGCTTTGTCATCAAGGGCAACCTGGGCTCCGGCAAGTACCACGTTCCGGGTTCCACCTGGTACGAGCAGACCGTAGCTGAGTACTGGTTCAACTCCGTCGAAGCCGCCAAGGCTGCCGGCCTGGAGCCGGCTGGCGGAGAATCCCGCCAGAAGTTCCAGGGCTAG